In Helianthus annuus cultivar XRQ/B chromosome 3, HanXRQr2.0-SUNRISE, whole genome shotgun sequence, a single window of DNA contains:
- the LOC110878256 gene encoding pre-mRNA 3'-end-processing factor FIP1 yields the protein MPINKEPATPPMIGKIGPYTVFVTPPPTPKPSFESSPVKTQQPIQPPQPKSAPPVLPPPVQYDKSGSGYDSKFGFFWDAVAKVQNAHSSLDDSLARWFGLNQSKYQWALDDYYEKKTADQVDAKVKDVSAKTQSV from the exons atgccGATCAACAAAGAACCGGCGACACCACCGATGATCGGCAAGATCGGCCCGTACACCGTCTTTGTTACACCTCCTCCTACACCAAAACCCTCATTCGAATCTTCTCCGGTTAAAACCCAGCAGCCGATTCAGCCGCCGCAGCCCAAATCGGCCCCGCCGGTTCTTCCCCCGCCGGTTCAGTATGACAAGTCCGGTTCGGGTTATGATTCGAAATTCGGGTTCTTTTGGGATGCCGTTGCTAAAGTTCAAAACG CACATTCAAGTTTGGATGATTCTTTGGCGCGTTGGTTCGGGTTGAATCAATCGAAATATCAGTGGGCTTTGGATGATTATTATGAAAAGAAGACAGCG GATCAGGTTGATGCAAAAGTTAAAGATGTATCTGCCAAAACACAAAGTGTGTGA